A window of the Lactuca sativa cultivar Salinas chromosome 5, Lsat_Salinas_v11, whole genome shotgun sequence genome harbors these coding sequences:
- the LOC111915618 gene encoding flavonol 3-O-glucosyltransferase UGT89B1, translated as MTHSTHLLVYPFSSSGHIIPLLDLTDTLLRRGLTITVVISPLNLQLLDPLLSSHPSTLHKLLSPDPEINLSSHPLISKVISTQKQFDPIVKWFRSHPSPPVAIISDFFLGWTSELASQLGIRRVVFNPSGVFGISIIQTMWRDAAENNAYNGVDKDDNSLVSFPEIPSSPEFQMWQLPTVSRNFKKGDPDYESVRKGMLSNMTSWGSVYNTFEDLEKTYMDHMKKQMGHDRVWAVGPLLPKDGTARGGASAAPPHELLTWLDNKPDESVVYICFGSRTTLNENQMSALTGALELSNVNFILCAKGSDSAFKERVGDRGFIVEGWAPQLAILRHRAVGSFVTHCGWNSTLEGISAGVMLLTWPMGADQYADEKLLVDELGVGKRACEGRPDNVPDSVELARLLDESMSGEILERVKVKELSQAAKKAVNGGSSIRDLDMFVKLICEL; from the coding sequence ATGACTCACTCAACACATTTACTAGTCTACCCCTTTTCTAGCTCCGGTCATATCATTCCCTTACTCGACCTCACCGACACCCTCCTCCGCCGTGGCCTAACCATCACCGTCGTCATCTCCCCCCTCAACCTTCAACTACTTGACCCTCTCCTCTCATCCCACCCCTCTACTCTCCACAAGCTTCTCTCCCCTGATCCCGAAATCAACCTATCCTCTCATCCCCTTATCAGCAAAGTAATTTCCACTCAGAAACAGTTCGACCCCATCGTTAAATGGTTCAGATCCCACCCTTCGCCGCCGGTGGCCATCATCTCTGACTTCTTTCTCGGGTGGACTAGTGAACTCGCTTCCCAACTTGGCATCCGGCGCGTGGTGTTCAACCCTTCAGGTGTTTTTGGTATTTCCATTATTCAAACCATGTGGCGTGATGCGGCAGAGAATAACGCCTACAATGGTGTCGACAAAGATgataactccttggtttctttcCCGGAAATCCCTAGCTCGCCGGAGTTTCAAATGTGGCAGTTGCCAACAGTCTCACGTAATTTTAAAAAAGGAGATCCGGATTACGAGTCTGTCAGGAAAGGAATGTTGTCTAATATGACTAGTTGGGGGTCTGTGTACAATACATTTGAAGACTTGGAGAAAACCTACATGGATCACATGAAGAAACAAATGGGTCATGATCGGGTTTGGGCCGTTGGCCCATTACTTCCTAAAGATGGTACCGCTCGTGGCGGGGCAAGTGCGGCGCCACCGCATGAGCTACTCACGTGGTTAGACAACAAACCAGATGAGTCTGTTGTCTATATATGTTTTGGAAGCCGAACCACATTAAACGAGAATCAAATGAGTGCATTAACGGGTGCACTTGAGCTTAGCAAtgttaattttattttgtgtgcaAAGGGAAGTGATTCGGCGTTTAAAGAACGGGTGGGTGATCGAGGGTTCATAGTCGAAGGGTGGGCCCCACAGTTGGCCATATTGAGACATCGGGCTGTAGGGTCATTTGTGACTCATTGTGGGTGGAATTCCACATTGGAAGGAATTTCAGCGGGTGTGATGCTGCTGACGTGGCCAATGGGTGCTGACCAATATGCAGATGAGAAGTTATTGGTTGACGAGTTGGGTGTTGGGAAACGAGCTTGTGAGGGTCGACCTGACAATGTACCTGACTCGGTTGAGTTGGCTCGATTGTTGGATGAGTCGATGAGTGGGGAGATATTGGAACGAGTTAAAGTGAAGGAGCTAAGTCAAGCAGCTAAAAAGGCAGTCAATGGAGGATCGTCGATAAGGGATCTGGATATGTTCGTTAAACTTATATGTGAGCTCTAA
- the LOC111915635 gene encoding UDP-glycosyltransferase 89B2: MYDSNDNPHLLIYPFNASGHIIPLLDFTHHLLRHGLTITIIISSSNLPLLHPLISSYPSSLHKLLFSDPDPDHHPSPHPLIAKVIATQQMFDPIVRWFQSHPSPPVAIISDFFLGWTNELAAHLGIRRVVFSPAGALGSSIFHMLWRDLPEINALNGDRDESFLLSLPEIPNSPEFPWRQLSPLWRSYKEGEPNFESFRKGVIGNMTAWGIVYNTFEDLEGVYIDHMKKQIGHDRVWAVGPLLPEEDGPVGRGGSSAVPRDRLLMWLDKKPDDSVVYICFGSIERLSEKEMSVLTSALELSNVDFILCVKTSDLKFIPSGFEDRMSGRGLIVKGWAPQLVILRHRAVGSFVTHCGWNSTLEGVAAGVMMLTWPLGADQFANEKLLVDQLGVGKRVCEGRPENVPDSVELTQLLDESLSCDRPERVKIKELSQTGIKAVKEGTSMRDLDMFINQLCEH, from the coding sequence ATGTACGACTCAAACGACAACCCACATTTACTAATATACCCTTTTAATGCATCCGGCCATATTATCCCCTTACTCGACTTCACACACCACCTCCTCCGGCATGgcctcaccatcaccatcatcatctccTCCTCCAACCTCCCTTTACTCCACCCTCTCATCTCTTCATACCCCTCTTCCCTCCACAAACTCCTCTTCTCCGACCCCGACCCTGACCACCACCCATCTCCTCATCCCCTTATCGCCAAAGTAATTGCCACCCAACAAATGTTTGACCCCATCGTCCGCTGGTTTCAATCCCACCCTTCACCGCCAGTGGCCATCATCTCTGACTTCTTTCTTGGGTGGACCAATGAACTCGCCGCCCACCTAGGTATCCGACGTGTGGTGTTTTCTCCTGCAGGTGCGTTAGGTTCTTCCATTTTTCATATGTTGTGGCGAGATCTACCGGAGATTAACGCGCTCAATGGTGACAGAGATGAAAGCTTCTTGCTTTCTTTACCGGAAATTCCCAACTCGCCGGAATTTCCTTGGCGGCAGTTGTCACCGCTGTGGCGTAGTTACAAAGAGGGAGAACCGAATTTCGAATCTTTCAGGAAGGGTGTTATAGGTAACATGACCGCATGGGGAATTGTGTACAACACTTTTGAAGATTTAGAAGGGGTTTATATTGACCACATGAAGAAACAGATTGGCCATGATAGGGTTTGGGCTGTGGGCCCGTTACTCCCCGAAGAAGATGGCCCGGTGGGACGCGGCGGGTCGAGTGCAGTGCCACGTGATCGCTTGCTCATGTGGTTGGACAAAAAGCCCGACGACTCTGTTGTATATATATGCTTCGGGAGCATAGAGAGATTAAGTGAGAAAGAAATGAGTGTATTGACAAGTGCGCTTGAACTCAGTAACGTTGACTTTATATTGTGTGTAAAGACAAGTGATTTGAAGTTTATCCCAAGTGGATTTGAAGATCGGATGAGTGGTCGAGGGTTGATAGTCAAAGGTTGGGCCCCACAGTTGGTGATACTCAGACATCGAGCTGTTGGGTCGTTTGTTACTCATTGCGGGTGGAACTCAACATTGGAAGGGGTTGCAGCAGGTGTCATGATGCTGACGTGGCCACTGGGTGCGGATCAATTTGCAAACGAGAAGCTATTGGTAGACCAGTTGGGTGTTGGGAAACGAGTTTGTGAGGGTAGACCCGAAAATGTTCCTGACTCGGTCGAGTTGACTCAGTTGTTGGATGAGTCACTGAGTTGTGATAGGCCGGAACGAGTTAAAATTAAGGAACTGAGCCAAACAGGCATCAAGGCAGTCAAAGAAGGAACATCCATGAGGGATTTGGATATGTTCATCAACCAACTTTGTGAGCATTAA
- the LOC111915619 gene encoding uncharacterized protein LOC111915619, with protein MMRESQKEKLEESIGRGEIETKNGLNQELSLTRAGDARWNSHYKTLSRLVGLFSSIFGVLEYIEDEGLNSFSQRQASGLRIYLRSFDFVFYLQLMLKILGITNILSQALQRKDQDIVNAISLVKSTTTTLKKMRNDGFDALILDITSFCENNGIKMLNVEEVYVNPRARRQYTNIFNRHFYEFFCFNIYKDRLDILQELLVYPNHMQQDKRFASLKSISDLAKVMVETKMHRLFPLIYQLVKLSLVLPIATATAERCFSGMKLVKSDLRNRISDDFLNDCVICTVEREGFSKITNENVIKRFLAMRPRRFQL; from the exons ATGATGCGCGAaagtcaaaaagaaaaattagaagAATCCATTGGTCGTGGTGAAATTGAAACCAAAAATGGATTAAACCAAGAACTTTCTCTTACTAGAGCCGGAGATGCGCGTTGGAATTCTCATTATAAAACTCTATCGCGTTTGGTTGGTTTGTTTTCATCTATTTTTGGTGTGCTTGAATATATTGAAGATGAAGGCCTTAATAGTTTTAGTCAACGTCAAGCAAGTGGTCTTCGCATATATCTTCGATCATTTGATTTTGTGTTCTACTTgcaattgatgttgaaaattttAGGGATTACAAACATATTGTCGCAAGCTCTACAAAGAAAGGATCAAGATATCGTGAATGCTATAAGTTTGGTGAAATCAACCACTACAACATTAAAAAAGATGAGAAATGATGGGTTTGATGCACTTATATTGGATATCACCTCTTTTTGTGAGAATAATGGCATTAAAATGTTGAACGTGGAAGAAGTTTATGTCAACCCAAGAGCTCGAAGACAATATACCAATATTTTCAATCGCCATTTTTACGAGTTTTTTTGTTTTAACAT TTATAAAGATAGGTTGGATATTCTACAAGAACTTTTGGTTTACCCCAATCATATGCAACAAGATAAAAGATTTGCATCTTTGAAGAGCATATCCGACCTTGCTAAAGTAATGGTGGAAACCAAGATGCATCGGTTATTTCCTTTGATTTATCAGTTAGTGAAGTTGTCGTTGGTCTTGCCGATTGCAACCGCAACGGCAGAGAGATGTTTTTCCGGGATGAAGCTTGTAAAGTCAGATTTGCGGAATCGAATTTCAGATGATTTTCTAAATGATTGTGTAATTTGCACGGTTGAAAGAGAAGGATTTTCAAAGATTACAAATGAAAATGTTATCAAACGTTTCTTAGCTATGCGCCCTCGTAGATTTCAACTGTAA